In the Lepidochelys kempii isolate rLepKem1 chromosome 3, rLepKem1.hap2, whole genome shotgun sequence genome, one interval contains:
- the NKX2-4 gene encoding homeobox protein Nkx-2.4 produces MSLSPKHTTPFSVTDILSPMEESYKKFGALEGAGHLGSPLGAYRQAQGAQAAPAMQQHAMGGHNGAAAGAYHMPHGVSQFPHSAVGGYCNGGLSNMGELPAYPDSMRNSAAAAASGWYGANPDPRYSTISRFMGPSAGMNMAGMGTLSGIAEAAKTMAPLHAAPRRKRRVLFSQAQVYELERRFKQQKYLSAPEREHLASLIHLTPTQVKIWFQNHRYKMKRQAKDKATPQLQQETSLCQQPPSPRRVPVPVLVKDGKPCQGNPSSTPAAPTQPAPQGAPELEEMSPSPPSLHSQVGGMAQMDTANLDYSSSLVNPNLLYSRTW; encoded by the exons ATGTCGCTGAGCCCCAAGCACACGACGCCCTTCTCCGTCACCGACATCCTGAGCCCCATGGAGGAGAGCTACAAGAAGTTCGGGGCGCTGGAGGGCGCCGGGCACCTGGGCTCCCCGCTGGGGGCTTATCGCCAGGCGCAGGGCGCGCAGGCGGCCCCGGCCATGCAGCAACACGCCATGGGCGGCCACAACGGGGCGGCGGCCGGCGCCTACCACATGCCGCACGGCGTCTCCCAGTTCCCCCACAGCGCCGTGGGGGGCTACTGCAACGGGGGGCTCAGCAACATGGGCGAGCTGCCCGCCTACCCCGACAGCATGCGGAACAGCGCGGCGGCAGCCGCCAGCGGCTGGTACGGGGCCAACCCGGACCCCAGGTACTCCACAA TCTCTAGGTTCATGGGCCCCTCGGCCGGGATGAACATGGCCGGCATGGGCACCCTGAGCGGGATCGCCGAGGCGGCCAAGACCATGGCCCCTCTCCACGCGGCGCCCCGGCGGAAGAGGAGGGTGCTGTTCTCCCAGGCTCAGGTCTACGAGCTGGAGAGGCGGTTTAAGCAGCAGAAGTACCTGTCGGCGCCGGAGCGGGAGCACCTGGCCAGCCTGATCCACCTCACCCCGACGCAGGTCAAGATCTGGTTCCAGAACCACCGCTACAAGATGAAGCGGCAGGCGAAGGATAAGGCCACGCCGCAGCTCCAGCAGGAGACCAGCCTGTGCCAGCAGCCGCCCTCCCCGCGGCGGGTGCCCGTGCCGGTGCTGGTGAAGGACGGGAAACCCTGCCAGGGCAACCCCAGCAGCACCCCGGCGGCGCCCACCCAGCCGGCGCCCCAGGGC GCCCCGGAGCTGGAGGAGATGTcgcccagccccccctccctccacagccAGGTCGGCGGCATGGCCCAGATGGACACAGCCAACCTCGATTACAGCAGCAGCCTGGTCAACCCCAACCTGCTCTACAGCAGGACGTGGTaa